From one Mesomycoplasma ovipneumoniae genomic stretch:
- a CDS encoding IS3 family transposase — protein MSRHFKKDEFDMIYKIYNEFGLKKTINYINDISPDTNFITRDQLVRRIKKIIRYYNNGMQDQLLDKKGARRKPGSGKPKKQIEPDWNEFTKEELIEIAKRYYETNKDKSKSGKLSEAKTLNIPYSKSARIFNVCRQSVAKSKTRVIKVKQHKNDAIIKKSFLDNKGRYGRLRLSAYISMKYNIDIHPRTLGRHLKRLNLVCKIRKRRRKSEIKNTKFALPDIVKRDYNDKLNRNIFATDVTYIKAPRDVKENHVFLSVIIEHKTKKIRDFKLSLSNDLNLVMDNIKTFRSIDKDFVIHSDHGFQYTSKVYIDKINKMGGTVSLSRIGNSLDNREVEYWFSIIKSECLNELNYSKITLEDLKKIIADYIFWYNNYRIQSILNWKTPQQYAMML, from the coding sequence ATGTCAAGACACTTTAAAAAAGACGAGTTTGATATGATTTATAAAATTTACAATGAATTTGGATTAAAAAAAACAATAAATTATATAAATGATATTTCGCCAGATACAAATTTTATAACCAGAGATCAACTAGTTCGAAGAATCAAAAAAATTATTAGATATTATAATAATGGTATGCAAGACCAATTATTAGATAAAAAGGGTGCAAGGAGAAAGCCAGGGAGTGGCAAACCTAAAAAACAAATTGAACCCGATTGAAACGAATTTACAAAAGAAGAATTAATAGAAATAGCTAAGAGATATTACGAAACCAACAAAGATAAATCAAAATCAGGAAAACTTAGTGAAGCCAAAACACTAAATATTCCCTACAGCAAATCTGCAAGAATTTTTAATGTATGTAGACAATCAGTGGCAAAATCTAAAACTAGAGTTATAAAAGTAAAGCAGCACAAAAATGACGCAATAATTAAAAAATCCTTTCTTGACAACAAAGGTAGATATGGCCGCCTAAGGTTAAGTGCTTATATTTCTATGAAATATAATATTGACATTCACCCTCGAACTCTTGGAAGACATTTAAAAAGATTGAATTTAGTATGCAAAATTAGAAAACGAAGAAGAAAGAGCGAAATTAAGAACACCAAATTCGCACTGCCGGATATTGTTAAACGCGACTACAATGATAAATTAAATAGAAATATTTTTGCTACTGATGTTACATATATAAAAGCTCCCAGAGATGTTAAGGAAAACCATGTATTTTTGTCTGTAATAATTGAGCATAAAACTAAAAAAATCAGAGATTTTAAATTATCACTAAGCAATGATCTTAATTTAGTTATGGATAATATAAAGACATTTAGGTCTATTGATAAAGATTTTGTTATTCATTCGGACCATGGATTTCAATACACTTCAAAAGTCTATATTGACAAAATAAATAAAATGGGAGGAACTGTTTCGTTGTCTCGCATAGGAAATTCTTTGGATAATAGGGAGGTTGAATATTGATTTTCAATTATAAAAAGTGAATGCTTAAACGAGTTAAACTACAGTAAAATAACTTTAGAAGATCTGAAAAAAATAATTGCAGATTATATATTTTGATACAACAACTATAGAATTCAATCAATTTTAAATTGAAAAACACCACAGCAATATGCTATGATGTTATAA
- a CDS encoding Dam family site-specific DNA-(adenine-N6)-methyltransferase, whose amino-acid sequence MSNLVRSPLNHIGNKFRILPELLDIIPSPEVCDDHFFIDVFGGSFNVGINSGFKNIIFNEKDKQLFNIINFFIKNEFNHIDNLIKEKVNKYSLITQKDYKKNNIGYKKLRDDYNHYNRDIVSLIVLVFFSFNSEIRFNSKGQFNVPIGKSGYSNYRRKNLELFSQIAKDRNIKLYNEDFEDFVLKIIKKLDPDKIIFYFDPPYLVSQAPYNSTWSITDENRLISIFKILDDKGIKFVASNFLKNGNNINTVLKKFIEDRSINVKKLNISYKNSNYHRKNKEVEEIIFWNYE is encoded by the coding sequence ATGAGTAATTTAGTTAGGTCACCTTTAAATCACATAGGCAATAAGTTTAGAATATTGCCCGAATTATTAGATATTATCCCAAGTCCAGAAGTATGCGATGATCATTTCTTTATCGATGTTTTTGGCGGAAGTTTTAATGTTGGAATTAACTCGGGTTTTAAAAATATTATTTTTAATGAAAAAGACAAACAATTATTCAACATAATAAATTTTTTTATAAAAAATGAATTTAATCATATAGATAATTTAATTAAAGAAAAAGTTAATAAATATTCCTTGATTACACAAAAAGACTATAAAAAAAATAATATTGGATATAAAAAACTTCGTGATGATTACAATCACTATAACAGAGACATTGTTTCCTTAATAGTATTAGTTTTCTTTAGCTTTAACTCTGAGATAAGATTTAATTCAAAAGGACAATTTAATGTTCCGATTGGTAAAAGTGGTTATTCGAACTATCGCCGAAAAAATTTGGAACTATTTAGTCAAATAGCTAAAGATAGAAATATAAAACTTTATAATGAGGATTTTGAGGATTTTGTTTTAAAAATAATAAAAAAACTTGACCCCGATAAAATTATTTTTTATTTTGACCCCCCTTACCTTGTATCTCAAGCACCATATAATTCAACATGATCAATAACTGACGAAAATAGACTTATTTCAATTTTCAAAATTTTAGATGATAAAGGAATTAAATTTGTTGCGTCTAATTTTTTAAAAAATGGAAATAATATAAATACCGTATTAAAGAAATTTATAGAAGACCGGTCAATTAATGTCAAAAAGTTAAACATTAGTTATAAAAATTCTAATTACCATAGAAAAAACAAAGAAGTAGAGGAAATTATTTTTTGGAATTATGAATAA
- a CDS encoding restriction endonuclease subunit S, whose product MRRTWKTIWNNWYENRRISGTNSKNIWRPWSVKIWRGYKTLVEVCKEIYVGGDIPKEDFSKIKTPKYNVPIFTNGTNENALYGYTNKARTIETAITISARGTIGFSEKREAPFYPAVRLIVAVPNNNVNIDFLNYTLKNIDIKNKVSSGSVIPQLTVPMIQGLKIYVPTLEYQEKIVNKVKNIEREIEILKEQQINLNEEINKIVQTYIN is encoded by the coding sequence GTGCGAAGAACTTGAAAAACAATATGAAACAACTGGTATGAAAATAGAAGAATATCAGGCACAAATTCAAAAAATATTTGAAGACCTTGAAGTGTTAAAATCTGAAGGGGGTATAAAACACTAGTTGAAGTTTGTAAAGAGATTTATGTAGGTGGTGATATACCTAAAGAAGATTTTTCAAAAATTAAGACACCAAAATACAATGTTCCTATTTTCACAAATGGAACTAATGAAAATGCATTATATGGATACACAAATAAAGCTAGAACAATTGAAACCGCAATTACAATATCAGCAAGAGGAACAATAGGATTTTCGGAAAAAAGAGAAGCCCCTTTTTATCCCGCTGTTAGATTGATTGTTGCAGTACCCAATAATAATGTAAATATAGATTTTCTTAATTATACATTGAAAAATATTGATATAAAAAACAAAGTTTCTAGTGGTTCGGTAATTCCACAATTAACTGTACCTATGATACAAGGCTTAAAAATTTATGTTCCAACTTTAGAATACCAAGAAAAAATAGTTAATAAGGTTAAAAATATAGAAAGAGAAATTGAAATTTTAAAAGAACAACAGATAAACTTAAATGAAGAAATAAATAAAATAGTTCAAACATATATCAATTAA
- a CDS encoding IS3 family transposase — translation MSRHFKKDEFDMIYKIYNEFGLKKTINYINDISPDTNFITRDQLVRRIKKIIRYYNNGMQDQLLDKKGARRKPGSGKPKKQIEPDWNEFTKEELIEIAKRYYETNKDKSKSGKLSEAKTLNIPYSKSAKIFNVCRQSVAKSKTRVIKVKQHKNDAIIKKSFLDNKGRYGRLRLSAYISMKYNIDIHPRSLGRHLKRLNLVCKIRKRRRKSEIKNTKFALPDIVKRDYNDKLNRNIFATDVTYIKAPRDVKENHVFLSVIIEHKTKKIRDFKLSVNNDLNLVMENIKTFRSIDKDFVIHSDHGFQYTSKVYIDKINKMGGTVSLSRIGNSLDNREAEYWFSIIKSECLNELNYSKITFEDLKKIIADYIFWYNNYRIQSILNWKTPQQYAMML, via the coding sequence ATGTCAAGACACTTTAAAAAAGACGAGTTTGATATGATTTATAAAATTTACAATGAATTTGGATTAAAAAAAACAATAAATTATATAAATGATATTTCGCCAGATACAAATTTTATAACCAGAGATCAACTAGTTCGAAGAATCAAAAAAATTATTAGATATTATAATAATGGTATGCAAGACCAATTATTAGATAAAAAGGGTGCAAGGAGAAAGCCAGGGAGTGGCAAACCTAAAAAACAAATTGAACCCGATTGAAACGAATTTACAAAAGAAGAATTAATAGAAATAGCTAAGAGATATTACGAAACCAACAAAGATAAATCAAAATCAGGAAAACTTAGTGAAGCCAAAACACTAAATATTCCCTACAGCAAATCTGCAAAAATTTTTAATGTATGTAGACAATCAGTGGCAAAATCTAAAACTAGAGTTATAAAAGTAAAGCAGCACAAAAATGACGCAATAATTAAAAAATCCTTTCTTGACAACAAAGGTAGATATGGCCGCCTAAGGTTAAGTGCTTATATTTCTATGAAATATAATATTGACATTCACCCTCGAAGTCTTGGAAGACATTTAAAAAGATTGAATTTAGTATGCAAAATTAGAAAACGAAGAAGAAAGAGCGAAATTAAGAACACCAAATTCGCACTTCCGGATATTGTTAAACGCGACTACAATGATAAATTAAATAGAAATATTTTTGCTACTGATGTTACATATATAAAAGCTCCCAGAGATGTTAAGGAAAACCATGTATTTTTGTCTGTAATAATTGAGCATAAAACTAAAAAAATCAGAGATTTTAAATTATCTGTAAACAATGATCTTAATTTAGTTATGGAAAATATAAAGACATTTAGGTCTATAGATAAAGATTTTGTTATTCATTCGGACCATGGATTTCAATACACTTCAAAAGTCTATATTGACAAAATAAATAAAATGGGAGGAACTGTTTCGTTGTCTCGCATAGGAAATTCTTTGGATAATAGGGAGGCTGAATATTGATTTTCAATTATAAAAAGTGAATGCTTAAACGAGTTAAACTACAGTAAAATAACTTTTGAAGATCTGAAAAAAATAATTGCAGATTATATATTTTGATACAACAACTATAGAATTCAATCAATTTTAAATTGAAAAACACCACAGCAATATGCTATGATGTTATAA
- a CDS encoding site-specific DNA-methyltransferase: MSEKIDFVLNGDYKILLQYLRDNKIKVDAVITDPPYNISRKNNFKSIGRSGIDFGEWDKNFDQSEWINLTSPFIKNGGSIIIFNDWKNLGEIARTLELNGFLVKDLIRWVKKNPMPRNTKRRYVSDFEFALWAVKPGKKWTFNFELKKDKAYIKPEYVYSSELGSAKRLHPTQKPLNLIIDLIKLHTNPNDLVLDLFMGSGTTAIAALKTKRRFIGSEIDEGYYKKIMERLKNFKNE; encoded by the coding sequence ATGTCAGAAAAAATTGATTTTGTATTAAATGGTGACTATAAAATTCTTTTACAATATTTGCGAGATAATAAAATAAAAGTTGATGCAGTTATAACCGACCCTCCTTACAATATAAGCAGAAAAAATAATTTCAAATCTATTGGTAGAAGCGGAATCGATTTTGGAGAGTGAGACAAAAATTTTGACCAATCAGAATGAATAAATTTAACATCCCCATTTATTAAGAATGGCGGTTCAATAATTATTTTCAATGATTGAAAAAATTTAGGTGAAATCGCACGAACACTTGAGCTGAATGGTTTCCTTGTTAAGGACCTTATTAGATGGGTTAAAAAAAATCCAATGCCAAGAAATACAAAAAGACGATACGTTTCAGATTTTGAATTTGCTTTATGAGCTGTCAAACCAGGAAAAAAATGAACTTTTAACTTTGAGTTAAAAAAAGATAAGGCTTATATAAAACCAGAATATGTTTATTCAAGTGAACTTGGAAGTGCTAAGAGATTACACCCTACCCAAAAACCGCTTAATTTGATTATTGATTTAATCAAATTACATACCAACCCCAATGATTTAGTTTTGGATCTGTTTATGGGCAGCGGAACTACAGCAATAGCTGCTTTGAAAACAAAAAGAAGATTTATCGGGTCTGAAATAGATGAAGGTTATTATAAAAAAATAATGGAAAGGCTTAAAAATTTTAAAAATGAGTAA